One region of Tachysurus fulvidraco isolate hzauxx_2018 chromosome 9, HZAU_PFXX_2.0, whole genome shotgun sequence genomic DNA includes:
- the LOC113651767 gene encoding trace amine-associated receptor 13c-like, with amino-acid sequence MNLTEFNQSDGCDHFSCPERSVSPAVYILLYVCSAAVVFLTMCGNLLIIISVLHFKQLHTPTNMLLLSLAVSDFLVGALVMPPVLIWMIELCWIFGRDFCISFWFIDGFLTIISIYTITLIAVDRYLALSNPFLYSSRVSVRITAVVIVFDWCLVVAYNLTFIYFSGNFTGSVMCPGECLFIVNEVWSVIDLVVLFIFPLSVIIILYTLVFVIAKKHATAIRELNNHTRRKTQKITSYSIKSERKAAKVLGILVSVFLVCLLPYFIYSLLGDVIEIQTETFQKLMIILYFNSTINPVIYALFYPWFRRCVKLTVTLQIFQTDSALINVLS; translated from the coding sequence atgaacctgacagagtttaatcagtctgatggctgtgatcatttctcctgtccagagagatctgtatctcctgcagtttatatcttactgtacgtgtgttcagctgctgtggttTTCCTAACAATGTGTGGAAATctgctcatcatcatctctgttcttcacttcaagcagcttcacacaccaacaaacatgctactgctctctctggctgtgtcgGATTTCCTTGTCGGTGCTTTAGTGATGCCGCCGGTGTTAATCTGGATGATCGAgttatgctggatttttgggAGAGATTTCTGCATCAGTTTTTGGTTCATTGATGGTTTCCTTACAATCATATCAATCTATACTATCACTCTAATTGCTGTGGATCGATATTTGGCTCTCTCAAATCCCTTTCTCTACTCTTCTAGAGTCTCTGTGAGGATCACTGCTGTTGTAATAGTTTTTGACTGGTGTCTGGTGGTGGCCTATAACTTAACATTCATCTATTTCAGTGGAAACTTCACAGGTTCTGTAATGTGTCCTGGAGAATGTTTATTCATTGTGAATGAGGTTTGGTCTGTAATTGATCTTGTGGTATTGTTTATATTTCCACtttctgtcataatcatattgtatactctagtttttgtgattgctaagaaacatgccactgctatcagagagcttaataatcacacacggcgtaaaacacagaaaatcacctcaTACTCCAttaaatctgagagaaaagcagctaaagtcctcggtattttagtgtctgtgtttctggtgtgtttacttccatattttatttacagtttattaggtGATGTTAttgaaatacagacagaaacatttcagaaacttATGATCATACTTTACTTTAATTCCACCattaatccagttatttatgctctgttttatccgtggttcaggaggtgtgttaaattaacagTAACTCTACAAATATTCCAGACAGACTCTGCATTAATCAATGTTCTTTCATGA